In a genomic window of Meleagris gallopavo isolate NT-WF06-2002-E0010 breed Aviagen turkey brand Nicholas breeding stock chromosome 1, Turkey_5.1, whole genome shotgun sequence:
- the MIEF1 gene encoding mitochondrial dynamics protein MID51 — MAGAGPRKGKKDDNGIGTAIDFVLSNARLVLGVGGAAMLGIATLAVKRMYDRAISAPSSPTRLNQSGKRSWEEPNWLGSSSRLLSQDMKTNLSRSLQTLPTDTSSTDTDFFRPTKLKQSAKRSQVELKKSRLRLSLQEKLFAYYRRKVAIPTEEQALAKQAAVDICAELRSFLRAKLPDMPLRDMYLSGSLYDDLQVVTADHIQLIVPLMLEQNLWSCIPGEETIMNIPGFYLVRRENPEYFPRGSSYWDRCVVGGYLSPKAVAETFEKVVAGSINWPAIGSLLDYVIRPAAPPADLTLEVQYDPERRLFIDFLPSLTLGDIVLVAKPHRLAQNDNLWRLSLRPAETARLRALDQCDSGCRCLCLKIFKAVCKLNPALGHLTASQLTNVILHLSQEESNWSQDMLADRFLQALKGLIRYLEAGVLPSALNPKVNLFSELTPEEVDELGYTLYSSLSEPEVLLQT; from the exons ATGGCGGGCGCTGGGCCGCGCAAAGGCAAAAAAGACGACAATGGCATTGGCACAGCCATCGACTTTGTGCTGTCCAACGCCCGGCTGGTGCTGGGCGTGGGTGGAGCTGCGATGCTGGGCATTGCCACGCTGGCTGTCAAACGG ATGTATGACCGTGCAAtcagtgctcccagcagcccTACTCGCTTGAACCAGTCAGGAAAGAGAAGCTGGGAAGAGCCAAACTGGTTGGGATCCTCCTCACGCTTACTGAGCCAGGACATGAAGACTAACCTCAGCCGCTCCCTGCAGACCCTTCCCACCGACACTTCATCCACAGACACAG ACTTTTTCCGACCCACAAAACTCAAGCAATCTGCCAAGAGGAGTCAAGTGGAGCTGAAAAAATCCCGCCTTCGTCTGTCTCtgcaagaaaagctgtttgcttaTTACAGGAGGAAGGTAGCTATCCCCACAGAGGAGCAGGCCCTGGCCAAGCAAGCAGCTGTGGACATCTGTGCTGAGCTGCGCAGCTTCCTCCGTGCCAAGCTGCCAGACATGCCCCTGCGTGACATGTATCTCAGTGGCAGCCTGTATGACGATCTGCAG GTAGTGACAGCTGACCATATCCAGCTTATTGTGCCTCTGATGCTGGAGCAGAACTTGTGGTCGTGCATTCCTGGAGAGGAAACTATCATGAACATTCCTGGCTTCTACTTGGTGCGTCGAGAAAACCCAGAGTACTTTCCCCGTGGGAGCAGCTACTGGGACCGCTGTGTCGTAGGAGGTTACCTTTCCCCCAAAGCTGTAGCAGAGACCTTTGAGAAAGTTGTAGCTGGATCCATCAACTGGCCAGCAATTGGGTCTCTCTTGGATTACGTGATCCGTccagcagctcccccagcagATTTGACACTGGAAGTCCAGTATGATCCAGAACGGCGTCTTTTTATTGACTTCCTACCATCCCTCACTCTGGGTGACATCGTCCTTGTGGCCAAACCCCATCGACTGGCCCAGAATGACAACCTCTGGCGACTGAGTCTGCGGCCAGCAGAAACAGCTCGCCTCAGGGCCCTGGACCAGTGCGATTCTGGCTGCCGTTGCTTGTGCCTGAAGATCTTCAAAGCGGTATGCAAGTTGAACCCAGCCCTGGGTCACCTCACTGCCAGCCAGCTCACCAATGTCATCCTGCACCTGTCCCAAGAGGAGTCCAACTGGTCCCAGGACATGCTGGCTGATCGCTTCTTGCAAGCGCTGAAGGGCTTGATCCGTTACTTGGAGGCAGGTGTCCTCCCTAGTGCTCTGAACCCCAAGGTGAACTTGTTTTCAGAGCTCACCCCAGAAGAAGTGGATGAATTGGGCTACACCCTCTACAGCTCTCTCTCAGAGCCGGAGGTTTTACTCCAGACGTAA